Proteins from one Portunus trituberculatus isolate SZX2019 chromosome 38, ASM1759143v1, whole genome shotgun sequence genomic window:
- the LOC123515066 gene encoding uncharacterized protein LOC123515066 isoform X2, with protein MMAAAAGSPAKEELTVPPAAQPRRGASAGPTPTLLHDSALHSATNITAASTALITPESLAASLHSSVSSPTGTKLAVTTPSESPAGGEGARITLDEEKKIALSQLQELEVAIKVRRVTKVDGRKVRWIEYRARKQAEEEKLPASAKKRPRRSRSKTKGVENSENEANVNNNNNNNNNNKTDSTMKGDSTSSPLSVVGTSNVLESMKQQFLQGTENVDEPSINGKSGILAESSVSSQKRKSGRTRKSAGASEGGSPSSTSPKKLSPSEANPKGACLRSCGGSKGSTSANGSVSEVPLTLSSTPTTPFTSDQPLAIGIKKNFFTPRSLTKGLREVRKMENGTDGASPVKAEEVKTPLTSPSASLHLTTLTSVVSDGVANEAKSATDSKSQSVETKGTKTTCPLIKAAAKLLSQPTSRSKSADSSSAKGKRGSYQKGSGRKASAKSAPRPESEPRTTVNGHNQMVQNGSSEEGSHLLSPDSFSLGESCPGKASKQGNSESTPGAASDSDSGIRRPRGRPRKRTLVLKKEGSAGASPGKSGKKLATLVVDVHNTMNGEPQMVIPAKRPVLRGKRTSTGKTSSQNVEKSPDIKHSPVPPSKRQKNEAKSKLDGETLQTGINLGSQHIDTKKGKTSKKNLEHSVAVKEEKDGTSASTANQIQIPPEHTQSTKHTKGVQRTINRELPSECESSTAMSSNSQAKRKKKVKKPVLKVKTLPAKHKEIEKIIKKSKKSTSGGVSKQNRAQPKKNTIRKYLTAQKGKAASKIITTAKKEGLAQVKQKSSSREGDSQVEESVTHKQEPTHNSEPMKEQPLDHSPSSESMLKTETPEVDVQNSVPDLRLTEEDSNLKANLAAEVPCLPSSAVPAVCYVEESCVEVKPNFVPQSETETHPSTNENIPTVDSLGIEKSYEKVSDLPKISFQDNDNINNNNAEEEGVVICDKEITVMKDLSVKKLSSADDPLKCITNEECSLEELASKTKIDTMMEKASVGKVLDLERECEKNEQQILNKEGESCPKEGCAVENSLQNETDAGGLKSEENVCDKNESCVESVPSSDESEVPTHTVASDSNEVESNSTSKESVLSSSSHSETTKELEVPFVEAAPVPGSDLSLPDSTASTMTLQEVSMEVVEEALGEKQTELQSDTEDKVTQSCSFTEEVMHTTESVKAKETNPNESNLAEVNQLEENQAVDSTEPGDSEVQVVDVQTDALQDHDNSVSIVSQKSNLKQIKRKDGSLLPKKIKKGLVQSSNISHFERDREDVQGEVNAVKVTEAQEASQEVSTGKTSESREVLDTLPPSQKDNDEVQEIISEAQPTRLTSAPEVHSSSVTKTKDKVPRILKQLFQDEGVQNMLKSMSEDAGAAPETSPNSDSGTHKLRPKRITEPMLSSSPELDAMEAFLTSSRKKKRGTELDTLYIDEGVLNLLTSKEHPTRRAHQEDAASDISQASSSKSVKVSKTTKSADGLSDSRKRKLSGASTASNTSSSSKSLQPPEPKKVRVESQEPVEDPYELDMAEEFKEKSVIVGYSPLETTVSIAKKKGPPVVPLSVKQKNKAIRMQLKLQKQKQLKSAVNEGSEDQDGSNTDQVQVPDTHTVSKELLPESSSLPASIETREVSSKSVPPIKIKLASDSVTIKPVPRPSPPQHTAEVTIVPKPPSVRVPIKAPQVVNSISPPLPRQLPLSQIRTSPEKTRPHPDRHSPSSQLRRVETYPGAVPPSAPVRNCDAATAAAAAAAAAAAAAAAAAAASKSRQRVGGESVRQSQRASVRQSEASYHFRDIALRKFNNFTQIILSPSTTKMKNALNSRVLRELCEALNILKRDESVRIVLLTGTGSTFCQGVDLTALQHPNLETRKKNAENLVRGIKDFLKALVQFSKPIIAGVNGNAMGLGVTMLPLFDMVIANDKAEFCLPYAKLGQVPEGGATYTFPNLCGKLQSTQLFLGHKLTARRAQEMGLVSESIWPATYQQELIPKVALLATQSAQSMEATKALMNHHLVTKLELSLESECRLLLQQWTSPHFAHLCKRFLDSQYIHLQKPVSLPL; from the exons AtgatggctgctgctgctggctccCCTGCCAAGGAGGAACTCACTGTACCTCCTGCTGCTCAGCCTCGTAGAGGAGCCTCCGCTGGGCCCACTCCCACCCTGTTGCATGACTCCGCACTGCACTCTGCCACCAACATTACTGCTGCCAGTACTGCTCTCATCACCCCAGAGTCCCTGGCTGCCTCCCTACATTCATCTGTATCCTCCCCTACAGGCACCAAGCTGGCAGTCACCACACCCTCTGAATCACCTGCCGGGGGGGAGGGTGCCAGAATAACTCTtgacgaagagaaaaagatagctCTGAGTCAACTGCAGGAGCTGGAGGTGGCCATCAAGGTGCGAAGAGTTACCAAGGTGGATGGAAGAAAGGTCCGTTGGATTGAGTACCGTGCCCGCAAGcaagcagaggaggaaaagctgcCGGCCAGCGCCAAGAAGAGACCTCGTAGATCAAGGTCCAAAACCAAAGGGGTAGAAAATAGTGAGAATGAAGCAAatgtaaataacaataataataataataacaataacaagactgACAGCACCATGAAGGGTGACTCTACAAGCTCTCCCCTCAGTGTGGTGGGCACAAGCAATGTCCTGGAGAGCATGAAGCAGCAGTTTCTGCAGGGTACAGAAAATGTAGACGAGCCCTCCATCAATGGTAAATCAGGGATCTTGGCAGAAAGTTCAGTCTCTTCCCAGAAACGCAAGTCCGGGAGAACGCGCAAGTCAGCCGGTGCATCGGAGGGGGGAAGTCCTTCCAGTACCTCGCCCAAGAAACTCAGTCCCAGCGAGGCCAATCCCAAAGGAGCATGCCTTCGGAGTTGTGGTGGATCAAAGGGAAGCACCTCTGCAAACGGCTCAGTTTCAGAAGTCCCACTTACATTGTCCAGCACACCAACTACACCCTTTACCTCAGATCAGCCTCTTGCTATAGGTATTAAGAAGAATTTTTTTACTCCTAGGTCTCTcaccaaaggtttgagagaagttCGTAAGATGGAGAATGGCACAGATGGAGCTTCTCCTGTGAAGGCAGAAGAGGTTAAGACTCCATTAACCTCACCAAGTGCCTCTCTACACCTTACAACATTAACGTCTGTGGTCTCTGATGGTGTGGCAAATGAAGCAAAGTCAGCAACCGATTCCAAATCACAGTCGGTAGAAACCAAAGGAACCAAGACTACGTGTCCTCTTATTAAGGCAGCTGCTAAACTCTTGTCCCAACCCACATCAAGATCTAAATCTGCAGACAGTTCCTCAGCCAAAGGTAAAAGAGGGAGTTATCAGAAaggaagtgggaggaaagcatCTGCCAAGTCAGCACCACGGCCAGAGTCAGAACCCAGAACCACTGTTAATGGTCACAATCAGATGGTTCAAAATGGATCATCAGAAGAGGGATCTCACTTGCTTTCACCAGATTCTTTCAGTCTTGGGGAATCTTGCCCGGGCAAAGCCTCAAAGCAAGGGAACAGTGAGAGCACTCCTGGAGCGGCCTCAGACTCTGACTCTGGCATAAGGAGACCAAGAGGTCGACCACGAAAGAGAACATTGGTCCTCAAGAAGGAAGGATCTGCAGGAGCTTCGCCTGGGAAGTCTGGGAAGAAGCTAGCCACTCTAGTTGTTGATGTCCATAACACAATGAATGGTGAGCCTCAGATGGTCATTCCTGCGAAGAGACCTGTACTGAGGGGCAAGAGGACTTCCACAGGCAAAACTTCCTCACAGAATGTGGAAAAGTCGCCTGATATCAAGCACTCGCCGGTACCTCCATCAAAACGGCAGAAGAATGAAGCAAAGTCAAAGCTTGATGGTGAAACTCTTCAGACAGGTATTAATTTGGGCTCCCAACACATTGATACCAAAAAGGGCAAAACTAGTAAGAAAAATCTTGAACATTCAGTGGctgttaaagaagaaaaagatggtaCAAGTGCCTCAACTGCCAATCAAATACAAATACCACCTGAACATACTCAaagtacaaaacacacaaagggTGTTCAAAGAACCATAAACAGAGAATTACCCTCAGAATGTGAATCTTCCACTGCCATGTCATCTAACTCTCAagctaaaaggaaaaagaaagtcaagAAGCCTGTtttgaaagtgaaaacattaccTGCCaaacataaggaaattgaaaaaatcATTAAGAAATCTAAAAAGTCTACAAGTGGTGGAGTCAGCAAACAGAATCGAGCTCAACCCAAGAAAAATACCATACGGAAGTATCTGACTGCACAGAAAGGAAAAGCTGCGTCAAAGATAATCACCACTGCTAAGAAGGAAGGTTTAGCACAGGTAAAGCAGAAAAGCAGTTCACGTGAAGGTGATAGTCAGGTTGAAGAAAGTGTAACTCATAAACAGGAACCAACACACAACAGTGAACCCATGAAGGAGCAGCCTTTAGATCATTCACCATCAAGTGAAAGTATGTTGAAAACTGAGACACCAGAGGTAGATGTACAAAATAGTGTGCCAGATTTGAGACTTACAGAGGAAGATTCCAACCTGAAGGCAAATCTAGCAGCTGAAGTTCCTTGTTTACCCAGTTCTGCAGTACCTGCAGTTTGTTATGTGGAGGAATCCTGTGTTGAAGTGAAACCAAATTTTGTGCCTCAAAgtgaaacagaaacacaccctTCCACTAATGAAAATATCCCAACAGTGGACAGTTTGGGAATAGAAAAGTCATATGAAAAAGTAAGTGACTTACCAAAGATTAGTTTtcaggataatgataatataaacaacaataatgctgaggaggagggtgttgttATATGTGATAAAGAGATAACAGTTATGAAGGATTTATCTGTAAAGAAACTCTCTTCTGCAGATGATCCATTAAAATGCATCACTAATGAGGAATGTTCTCTGGAGGAGCTTGCatccaaaacaaaaatagacaccATGATGGAAAAAGCAAGTGTTGGAAAGGTTCTTGACTTGGAAAGAGAATGTGAGAAGAATGAACAACAGATATTGAATAAAGAAGGTGAGAGCTGTCCAAAGGAAGGCTGTGCAGTGGAAAATAGTCTCCAGAATGAGACAGATGCAGGTGGCTTAAAGAGTGAGGAAAATGTCtgtgataaaaatgaaagttGTGTTGAAAGTGTGCCAAGTAGTGACGAAAGTGAGGTACCTACACACACAGTGGCATCAGACAGTAATGAGGTGGAAAGTAATAGTACATCCAAAGAGAGTGTATTGTCAAGTTCATCCCATAGTGAAACCACAAAAGAATTAGAGGTACCTTTTGTAGAAGCTGCTCCAGTTCCAggtagtgatctctctctccctgacagCACTGCCTCCACCATGACTCTCCAGGAAGTAAGTatggaagtggtggaggaggcttTAGGTGAGAAACAGACTGAACTTCAGTCTGACACTGAAGATAAGGTAACTCAATCTTGTAGTTTTACGGAGGAAGTCATGCACACCACGGAAAGTGTGAAGGCCAAAGAAACCAATCCCAATGAAAGTAATCTTGCAGAAGTGAATCAACTTGAAGAAAATCAAGCTGTAGACTCAACAGAACCAGGTGATTCAGAAGTGCAGGTTGTTGATGTACAAACAGATGCATTACAGGATCATGATAACTCTGTTTCTATTGTAAGCCAGAAGAGCAATTTAAAACAGATCAAGAGAAAAGATGGTTCTCTCCTCcctaagaaaattaagaaaggtcTTGTGCAGTCTTCTAACATTTCACACTTTGAACGTGACAGAGAAGATGTGCAGGGAGAGGTAAATGCTGTAAAAGTGACTGAAGCACAAGAAGCTAGTCAGGAAGTGAGTACTGGCAAGACGAGTGAAAGTAGGGAAGTGTTGGACACTTTGCCACCATCCCAGAAGGACAATGACGAGGTTCAGGAAATTATTTCTGAAGCTCAGCCAACCCGCCTTACCTCAGCACCAGAAGTCCACAGTTCCTCTGTGACCAAAACAAAGGATAAAGTACCAAGGATATTAAAGCAGCTCTTCCAAGATGAGGGTGTTCAGAACATGCTCAAGAGTATGAGTGAAGATGCGGGAGCAGCCCCAGAGACTTCACCCAACAGTGACTCTGGAACCCACAAGTTGCGGCCCAAGCGGATCACAGAACCtatgctctcctcctctcctgaacTGGATGCCATGGAAGCATTCCTCACCTCttctagaaagaaaaaacgtgGCACAGAATTGGATACCCTGTATATAGATGAAGGGGTTTTGAACTTGCTCACCAGCAAAGAGCACCCCACTCGCAGGGCACATCAAGAGGATGCAGCAAGTGACATCTCTCAGGCCAGCAGCTCAAAGAGTGTTAAGGTCAGTAAGACCACTAAGTCAGCTGATGGGCTTTCAGACTCCAGAAAAAGGAAGCTGAGTGGAGCCAGCACAGCAAGTAATACTTCAAGTTCCTCTAAGTCTTTGCAGCCTCCTGAGCCCAAGAAGGTTCGAGTGGAAAGTCAAGAACCCGTTGAAGATCCCTACGAGTTGGATATGGCTGAGGAGTTTAAAGAGAAGTCTGTCATCGTGGGCTACAGTCCTTTGGAGACAACTGTTAGTATAGCTAAAAAGAAAGGCCCACCTGTGGTTCCTCTGTCTGTCAAGCAGAAGAATAAGGCTATCAGGATGCAGCTCAAGCTCCAGAAACAAAAGCAGTTGAAGAGTGCTGTGAATGAGGGCAGTGAAGATCAAGATGGGAGCAACACTGACCAAGTTCAGGTGCCTGACACTCACACTGTGTCTAAGGAATTGCTTCCTGAATCCAGCAGCTTGCCAGCTTCAATTGAGACAAGGGAAGTCTCTAGCAAGTCTGTACCTCCCATCAAGATTAAGCTGGCATCTGACAGTGTTACCATCAAGCCTGTGCCTCGTCCATCCCCACCTCAACACACTGCTGAGGTCACCATTGTACCCAAGCCACCATCCGTCAGAGTGCCCATCAAGGCTCCTCAGGTGGTCAACTCCATCAGTCCACCTCTACCAAGGCAACTACCACTCTCTCAAATAAGAACCAGTCCAGAGAAGACCAGGCCCCATCCTGATCGCCACAGCCCGTCTTCACAACTCAGGAGGGTAGAGACCTATCCTGGAgctgtccctccctctgcccCAG TGAGAAATTGTGATGCAGCAactgctgcagcagcagcagcagcagcagcagcagcagcggcagcagcagcagcagcagcatccaaAAGCCGGCAGCGTGTGGGTGGAGAGAGTGTGCGGCAGTCTCAGCGTGCCAGTGTGAGGCAGAGTGAGGCCAGCTACCACTTCAGAGATATTGCACTCAGAAAGTTCAACAACTTCACTCAAATCATCCTGTCACCATCCACTACCAAGATGAAAAATGCTCTCAATTCAAGG GTTTTGCGTGAGCTGTGTGAGGCGCTAAACATCTTGAAGCGCGACGAGTCAGTGAGAATAGTGCTTCTGACTGGCACGGGTTCTACTTTCTGTCAAGGTGTAGATTTGACAGCTCTCCAACACCCTAATTTGGAAACACGCAAGAAGAATGCAGAGAACCTTGTCAGGGGAATAAA GGACTTCTTGAAGGCTTTGGTTCAGTTTTCAAAGCCCATTATTGCTGGTGTTAATGGAAATGCAATGGGTTTGGGAGTGACAATGTTGCCGCTCTTTGACATGGTTATTGCCAATGACAAGGCTGAGTTCTGCCTCCCCTATGCAAAATTGGGCCAGGTGCCAGAAGGGGGTGCCACCTACACATTTCCCAACTTGTGTGGGAAATTGCAG TCTACGCAGCTCTTCTTGGGACACAAGCTCACTGCACGCAGGGCCCAGGAGATGGGTCTTGTTTCAGAGTCCATATGGCCTGCTACTTACCAGCAGGAACTCATTCCAAAAGTGGCTCTCCTTGCTACTCAGTCGGCACAG AGCATGGAGGCAACCAAGGCCCTGATGAACCACCACCTGGTCACCAAGCTGGAGCTGAGTCTGGAGTCTGAGTGTCGTCTTCTCCTACAGCAGTGGACCTCCCCACACTTTGCTCACCTGTGTAAGCGATTCCTTGACTCACAGTACATCCACCTTCAGAAGCCTGTCAGCCTTCCCCTTTAG